A single Anopheles maculipalpis chromosome 3RL, idAnoMacuDA_375_x, whole genome shotgun sequence DNA region contains:
- the LOC126565009 gene encoding uncharacterized protein LOC126565009, which produces MSCLGDCLELGPPPDMILSMPPPPLSSFLLPRNALVAASKPNGNNNNSLLCSAAFICEPSLKANEQSGMEFVELPGNGMDDTWVLVLISSCVGVLLLGALLAMLMLKCRDRFCFRCSSFSYSYHDSNLKQPPLHTLGHEPSTAKAAVFMPGGTILYPTNHLHHHQQAAAHPDNRTLWAALTPHGTQHFITESYGGNPEDHYEVIDYGRKHEQYIPSAHGTIVKSKNSFENSGFVDYDYEDPTPLMESYAHFDDMDSGYQEPQEVLGSLNRAGTANRTATLISSPTHIENPNMAPLNLYPTMLSSTMGRKMHGNSSISAASVGGSLSRRISDIKN; this is translated from the exons ATGAGCTGCCTCGGGGATTGTCTAGAGTTGGGGCCACCGCCCGATATGATACTGTCGATGCCACCGCCACCATTGTCATCGTTCTTGTTGCCCAGAAATGCGCTGGTGGCCGCCAGTAAACCGAATGGCAACAATAATAACAGCCTACTGTGCAGTGCCGCTTTCATCTGCGAACCGTCCCTGAAGGCGAACGAACAGTCCGGGATGGAGTTTGTCGAGCTGCCCGGAAATG GAATGGACGACACTTGGGTCCTGGTACTAATTTCGTCATGTGTTGGTGTCCTCCTGCTAGGAGCCCTCTTAGCCATGTTGATGCTGAAATGTCGCGA TCGATTCTGTTTCCGTTGCAGCTCGTTCAGCTACTCCTATCACGATAGCAACCTGAAGCAACCGCCGCTGCACACCCTCGGTCACGAACCATCCACCGCCAAGGCGGCCGTATTTATGCCCGGCGGTACGATACTCTATCCGACCAATCATctgcaccatcatcagcaggcAGCGGCACATCCGGACAATCGTACACTGTGGGCCGCACTGACTCCGCACGGTACGCAACACTTTATCACGGAATCGTACGGTGGTAATCCGGAGGATCACTACGAGGTGATTGACTATGGGCGCAAGCATGAGCAGTACATTCCATCAGCCCATGGTACAATCGTCAAGAGCAAGAACTCGTTCGAGAATTCTGGCTTTGTTGACTACGACTACGAGGATCCGACGCCGCTGATGGAATCGTACGCACACTTTGACGATATGGACTCGGGCTATCAGGAGCCACAAGAAGTGCTTGGTTCGCTAAACCGTGCCGGCACAGCCAACCGCACAGCAACACTCATATCGTCCCCGACGCACATCGAAAATCCTAACATGGCACCGCTCAATCTCTACCCAACAATGCTAAGCTCAACGATGGGGCGCAAGATGCATGGTAATTCTTCAATTTCAGCTGCTAGTGTTGGTGGGTCCTTGTCGCGACGAATCAGCGACATTAAGAACTGA
- the LOC126564731 gene encoding uncharacterized protein LOC126564731, which translates to MVHPRAFFRNIQRRLPAGHLNGARTVMTTGMGCSSSVVLEESVPHPTTPVVDTDGEGRYAPSLVPNQPESIVDAYRRLDEEICVLESTTPGPRLMTAEAWVELLKSGNTSQSQPPPTPPLPNEVLPNGSIPNGVPGGVLKRPPVSPDTNSVTENARKEMVKIILKLDIVSNQFKAAQQEEFIARLSRTAMDQEADHFREEMIIHSQKRALTLRASFERLKRLYHEQDRLLGSVYNGAYGTMNEQKLDAELDSARDVRDRLGGAVEQWRIAGGLLRAAAKGLHQAVDHWELIRPTKNAEETITLALDARTTCHGALMALEAAQAALPSVEIPYITIRQQSAVRHALIYLLTDMVNPARYQHTRDVFGVFSANVTKAVNWLHECYNETLKQDFDSADQAATLLAKHLREERLRYIVSKMPNRSYARAAIG; encoded by the exons ATGGTTCATCCTCGTGCGTTCTTTCGTAACATCCAACGGCGCCTACCAGCAGGACACTTGAATGGTGCTCGTACAGTGATGACTACCGGTATGGGATGCTCCTCGTCCGTTGTGCTGGAGGAATCGGTTCCACATCCTACCACACCGGTGGTGGACACTGATGGGGAAGGACGATATGCACCGTCGCTCGTACCGAACCAGCCAGAATCGATAGTGGATGCTTACAGACGGTTAGACGAAGAAATCTGTGTGCTGGAAAGTACTACACCCGGTCCAAGGCTTATGACGGCTGAGGCATGGGTAGAGCTGCTGAAAAGTGGCAATACTTCTCAATctcaaccaccaccaacgccaCCACTTCCGAATGAGGTTTTACCCAATGGAAGCATTCCGAATGGAGTGCCCGGAGGTGTACTAAAGCGGCCACCTGTGTCACCTGATACGAACAGTGTGACGGAAAATGCACGCAAAGAGATGGTTAAG ATCATCCTCAAGCTGGACATCGTGTCCAACCAGTTTAAGGCGGCACAGCAGGAAGAGTTCATAGCGCGACTTTCCCGCACAGCAATGGATCAAGAAGCGGATCACTTTCGTGAGGAGATGATCATACATTCCCAAAAACGTGCTCTAACCCTAAGAGCATCTTTCGAGCGGCTAAAGCGATTATATCACGAACAGGATCGTCTACTAGGGTCAGTATACAACGGTGCGTACGGAACTATGAACGAGCAGAAGCTTGATGCCGAATTGGATTCGGCCCGGGACGTACGAGATCGACTCGGAGGTGCCGTTGAACAGTGGCGAATCGCTGGAGGATTACTCCGGGCGGCCGCTAAAGGACTCCACCAGGCAGTCGATCATTGGGAGCTAATAAGACCAACGAAAAACGCGGAAGAAACGATAACACTAGCCCTAGACGCAAGGACCACCTGTCACGGTGCCCTGATGGCACTGGAAGCCGCCCAGGCAGCACTTCCATCGGTCGAGATTCCGTACATTACTATCCGTCAGCAGTCTGCCGTACGGCATGCATTGATCTACCTCCTCACGGACATGGTCAATCCGGCCCGGTATCAGCATACGCGCGATGTGTTCGGTGTGTTTAGTGCGAACGTAACGAAAGCCGTTAACTGGCTGCACGAATGTTACAACGAAACGCTGAAACAGGACTTTGATAGCGCCGATCAGGCAGCGACACTGTTGGCGAAACATTTGCGTGAAGAACGATTGCGCTACATCGTGAGTAAGATGCCGAATAGGAGTTACGCACGCGCGGCAATTGGATAG
- the LOC126564385 gene encoding sodium-coupled monocarboxylate transporter 1-like, translating to MDQSASVGDDAAPALEQRLLFSPVDYVIFFAMLGLSALIGVYYGFFAKQKQNNTAEYLLGSKQMKVFPVAMSLTATHISAITMLGVPAEMYKYGIQYWACSISGLIVTIFMVYVFLPVFHELQTVSCYSYIEQRFDKRTRTLASGLFMFYCLLNTPVIIYAPAICFSQVTGINVHIITPVICCICIFYTTFGGIRAVIWTDTLQFGAMLCALFVVMTLGTLQLGGVINVFKLAEAGGRLIWFNMDPDPYLRTSFWLVSVGLTSMWISNIGVTPECVQRFLTIPDMSSAKKAVWIFGVGHILVKLFSVYNGLLIFGKYHDCDPIHEGTVQKYDQIFAYYVLDVARHIPGLPGLFVVGIFSAALSSMSTSMNTLSGTLFEDFIRPRFALKDKTASTVVKGMVMTIGVICLLLVFVVEQLGSIFSLAISVSGVTSGTMLGIFFLGMFSPHINGRGAFWGAIVSLVSLSVIAVGAQLEILGGHLKYESLPFRYDGCSGFNVTGEETSTFYRDAAGHDNSEVPWVFRIGFMYYSLLGTIIVIVVGIVVSIVTGGQKERVPLNLLTPWVRPLYRSLDYTPEKGDYKLTRSCEMTDIEKIPK from the exons ATGGACCAAAGTGCGTCAGTTGGGGATGATGCTGCGCCGGCATTGGAGCAACGGTTACTGTTTTCTCCGGTCGATTATGTCATCTTCTTTGCGATGCTCGGCTTGTCGGCCCTGATCGGTGTGTACTATGGATTCTTTGCCAAGCAGAAGCAGAACAATACCGCCGAGTATCTGCTTGGCAGCAAGCAGATGAAGGTGTTCCCGGTGGCCATGTCACTGACAGCGAC CCACATCTCAGCCATCACGATGCTTGGTGTACCGGCGGAGATGTACAAGTACGGCATACAGTACTGGGCCTGCTCGATATCGGGCCTTATAGTGACGATCTTCATGGTGTACGTGTTTCTGCCCGTGTTCCACGAGCTCCAGACAGTCTCGTGCTACAGCTACATCGAGCAACGGTTCGATAAACGGACCCGAACGCTAGCGAGCGGTCTCTTCATGTTTTACTGTCTACTAAACACACCGGTCATTATCTATGCGCCCGCCATTTGCTTCAGTCAAG TCACCGGTATCAATGTGCACATCATTACGCCGGTGATTTGCTGTATCTGCATATTCTACACAACATTCGGTGGCATACG TGCGGTAATATGGACGGATACGTTACAGTTTGGTGCGATGTTATGTGCACTGTTCGTGGTAATGACCCTCGGGACCTTGCAGCTTGGTGGAGTGATCAATGTGTTTAAGCTAGCTGAAGCTGGTGGTCGTTTGATATGGTTTAA TATGGATCCCGACCCTTATCTTCGGACCTCCTTCTGGCTGGTATCGGTAGGACTCACCTCAATGTGGATCTCGAACATTGGTGTAACACCGGAGTGTGTGCAGCGCTTCCTAACCATCCCGGACATGTCGAGCGCCAAGAA AGCAGTTTGGATCTTCGGTGTAGGTCATATTCTCGTCAAACTCTTCTCCGTGTACAATGGTTTGCTAATCTTCGGCAAATATCACGACTGTGATCCCATCCACGAAGGAACCGTCCAAAAGTATGATCAGATCTTCGCCTACTATGTGCTCGACGTTGCCCGTCACATACCAGGCCTCCCAGGTCTGTTTGTGGTGGGTATCTTTTCGGCCGCCCTTTCCTCAATGTCTACCAGCATGAACACACTGTCCGGAACGCTTTTCGAAGACTTTATAAGGCCACGGTTCGCACTGAAGGACAAAACCGCTAGCACGGTGGTAAAAGGGATGGTAATGACGATCGGTGTGATCTGTCTTCTGCTGGTGTTTGTCGTCGAGCAGCTCGGCAGTATCTTTAGCTTGGCCATTTCTGTTTCGGGTGTTACATCCGGCACAATGCTCGGTATCTTCTTCCTTGGCATGTTTTCACCACACATTAACGGACGTGGTGCATTCTGGGGTGCGATCGTATCGTTGGTATCGCTCAGTGTAATTGCCGTCGGTGCACAGCTAGAGATTCTTGGAGGACATCTCAAGTATGAAAGCCTGCCGTTCCGGTACGATGGATGCAGTGGGTTCAATGTGACGGG TGAGGAAACGAGCACCTTCTACCGAGACGCAGCAGGACACGACAACTCCGAAGTTCCTTGGGTGTTCCGTATCGGCTTCATGTACTACTCACTGCTCGGCacaatcatcgtcatcgtggtGGGGATTGTGGTGAGCATCGTAACGGGCGGACAAAAGGAACGGGTCCCACTCAATCTACTCACTCCCTGGGTACGGCCACTCTATCGCTCACTAGACTACACGCCCGAAAAGGGTGATTACAAGCTAACGCGAAGTTGTGAAATGACCGATATAGAGAAAATTCCCAAATGA
- the LOC126563974 gene encoding thioredoxin domain-containing protein 11, with protein sequence MHALTLDPSSAEDCSSSNFQESSQRPALPPQAPSSSVVLPTLPTTTVPVPSTLSTAAANNTVPSPNQLRRQQFPGRTKAQRHRGAVVANSTVSVTPPDHQGDDTADAQCTVVTERPLPPAEENGNVATVVHEQQPAASDNGQLLSSGAVDEKTRRYNRISMIIIYGREVLCILALILTTYATIQNSPPKISKAPPPVPFFAKGSLVNDWPTGALGTTQTRVSVSELSLVLYYAPWCAESQFARHAYERVAQLYYREAHFAAINCWQPGGECRARYTKVQSWPVLMAYQPSGLAIQYHQAWTTAALSRFMQSLMLPLHRFGSPGDLMDHMTGKDAVLVIFLDVAKHSKLYQRYYQASLKWLEKDPFQQVSFGVVTGQSSKLFGVDTVPSIRLYLWNETIEYDGTDPWKPQDLIAWVHKQLHVVSMWIAPPGNLKSTTLAPYLRQGPVLLLFSPRPLYEDSSDAYMMLRQLSMQYYNCPGDAWILEMAREYISDQRTSNAARYVEKRDHCARILGRHPSQEDEDTPGSHRYGRNRCKDGFKSTVSVSFVNVLNSSKFVDGKPVGGKASARDYCDIAPAVGCGTHEECGTFGPDASRKPSLMWQTDGCSSRRHNEVDTSYEQAQSIVTSMVDSEHDYRGPKLLAKQSLRRQCELLQLAEAEKSNVFFSEPARQKDSVDYYSAIGGLSCKHNKTLTFISMDSGLYHAFGERLGVDVLKEPNRTVAFIVDHTDESAYVLRDPINLYSLSKFVHDYYNRSLERLLRSKSTIYEHTHAFKVEQYVEQEQAYVDRHRTVLDAAKAKSRAEEESKKRAEKRQLASTSDSERSPNPSRETEEIDRVRMPHVYHRVREIYSSNFQRTVLDSNRTVVVSFYSAQCAFCYIQAHHLLTVSRLLRHQPNLWFVRIDGELNDLPWQYTMDVFPSLIIFPNGRKAESRIFPETLKVNVPNIIGFVLSNLVPAERLHATFLLCSDVNNASRNDCLHMLKRELTDAIRLSLLEWRHHSTDACKRDRIVRRLQLLKQSYLGTLRCLSHSCDLTQLVNVRKRILNLWTGEHCRTRSSRSSNRTEGTL encoded by the exons GTCCACGTTATCGACAGCTGCGGCAAACAATACCGTTCCATCGCCGAACCAATTGCGACGTCAGCAGTTTCCGGGCCGCACAAAAGCACAACGTCATCGTGGTGCAGTAGTAGCGAACAGTACGGTTTCCGTCACTCCTCCGGACCATCAGGGCGATGACACGGCGGACGCACAGTGCACGGTGGTAACGGAACGGCCGCTACCaccagcagaagaaaatggtAACGTGGCAACGGTTGTGCACGAACAGCAGCCAGCAGCAAGTGATAACGGACAGTTGTTGAGTAGTGGTGCGGTGGATGAAAAGACCCGTCGGTACAATCGCATCAGCATGATAATCATTTACGGCCGTGAGGTGCTCTGCATACTGGCCCTCATACTTACCACGTACGCGACGATCCAGAACAGTCCGCCGAAAATATCGAAAGCCCCTCCACCGGTGCCATTCTTTGCGAAGGGTTCGCTGGTGAACGATTGGCCCACCGGTGCGCTCGGGACGACGCAAACGCGCGTATCCGTGTCGGAACTTTCGCTCGTCCTGTACTATGCGCCCTGGTGTGCGGAAAGTCAGTTTGCGCGCCATGCGTACGAGCGGGTGGCCCAGCTGTACTATCGGGAGGCACATTTTGCCGCCATCAACTGTTGGCAGCCGGGTGGTGAGTGTCGGGCACGGTACACGAAGGTACAATCGTGGCCAGTGCTGATGGCATACCAACCGAGCGGGCTCGCTATACAGTATCATCAAGCATGGACGACGGCCGCCCTGTCACGGTTTATGCAATCGTTAATGTTGCCACTGCACCGGTTTGGTAGTCCGGGTGATCTTATGGATCATATGACCGGGAAGGAT GCTGTATTAGTCATATTTTTAGACGTGGCAAAGCATAGCAAACTCTACCAGCGTTACTATCAAGCGTCACTGAAATGGCTCGAAAAGGATCCGTTCCAGCAGGTATCGTTCGGCGTCGTGACGGGCCAGTCTTCCAAACTGTTTGGCGTTGATACCGTCCCCTCGATTCGCTTGTACCTGTGGAATGAAACCAtt GAGTACGATGGAACTGATCCCTGGAAACCGCAGGATCTTATCGCTTGGGTCCACAAACAACTTCACGTAGTGTCAATGTGGATTGCTCCACCCGGTAACCTTAAATCGACCACACTCGCTCCATATCTAAGGCAAGGTCCGGTGCTGCTCCTATTCTCTCCAAgaccactgtacgaagacagtTCCGATGCTTACATGATGCTTAGACAGCTCAGCATGCAATACTACAACTGTCCTGGCGACGCTTGGATATTGGAAATGGCTCGTGAATACATTTCCGACCAGCGAACATCGAACGCGGCACGATATGTCGAAAAACGTGACCATTGTGCACGTATCCTTGGACGGCATCCTTCACAGGAGGACGAAGATACACCCGGAAGTCATCGATATGGACGGAACAGGTGTAAAGACGGTTTCAAATCGACCGTTTCCGTATCGTTCGTGAATGTGCTCAATTCGTCAAAGTTTGTCGATGGAAAACCGGTTGGTGGGAAGGCATCGGCACGGGATTATTGTGATATTGCGCCAGCGGTGGGTTGTGGAACGCACGAGGAGTGTGGTACATTTGGTCCGGATGCATCCCGCAAGCCTAGCCTTATGTGGCAAACGGATGGATGCTCATCCAGAAGACATAATGAGGTGGATACAAGCTACGAGCAAGCGCAATCGATCGTTACGTCAATGGTTGATTCTGAGCACGACTATCGAGGACCAAAGTTACTGGCAAAACAAAGTCTTCGCAGGCAGTGTGAGCTGTTGCAGTTGGCCGAAGCGGAAAAGAGTAATGTTTTCTTCAGTGAACCGGCGCGACAGAAAGATTCGGTAGATTATTACTCCGCGATAGGAGGATTGTCCTGtaagcacaacaaaacgctTACCTTTATCAGTATGGACAGTGGGCTTTATCATGCGTTCGGTGAGCGGCTTGGTGTAGATGTGCTGAAGGAACCAAACCGTACCGTCGCGTTTATCGTCGATCATACCGATGAGTCTGCATATGTGCTGCGCGATCCTATCAATCTGTACAGCTTGTCGAAATTTGTGCACGATTACTACAATCGATCGTTGGAGAGATTACTACGATCAAAGAGCACGATCTACGAACATACGCACGCATTTAAGGTGGAACAGTATGTAGAACAGGAACAAGCTTACGTCGATCGGCACCGAACAGTACTCGATGCTGCCAAAGCAAAATCCAGAGCAGAAGAAGAATCCAAAAAGCGAGCCGAGAAAAGGCAGCTAGCAAGCACTTCCGACTCGGAACGCTCTCCAAACCCATCTAGAGAAACGGAAGAAATCGATCGAGTACGCATGCCGCATGTTTACCATCGTGTGCGTGAGATTTACTCGAGCAACTTCCAGCGTACCGTGCTCGACTCGAACCGTACCGTTGTGGTCAGCTTCTACTCAGCCCAGTGTGCCTTCTGCTACATACAAGCGCACCATTTGCTTACCGTGTCGCGCCTGTTGCGCCATCAGCCGAATCTGtggtttgtgcggatcgatggTGAACTGAACGATCTACCGTGGCAGTACACGATGGATGTGTTTCCTTCGCTTATTATTTTCCCCAATGGAAG GAAAGCGGAAAGTCGTATATTTCCCGAAACGCTTAAAGTCAACGTACCAAACATAATCGGATTCGTCCTTTCCAATCTTGTGCCAGCAGAACGGTTACATGCCACCTTTTTGCTCTGCTCCGATGTG AATAATGCATCGCGCAACGATTGCTTGCACATGCTCAAGCGCGAACTAACCGATGCCATCCGGTTAAGCTTGCTCGAATGGCGCCACCATTCAACAGATGCCTGCAAACGGGATCGCATCGTCCGTCGGCTGCAGCTACTGAAGCAATCGTACCTTGGCACGCTGCGCTGTCTTAGTCATTCCTGTGATCTTACACAACTGGTAAACGTTAGGAAGCGTATCCTCAACCTCTGGACGGGAGAACACTGTCGTACGCGCAGCAGTCGTAGCAGCAACAGGACAGAGGGAACGCTGTAA